Part of the Aquabacterium sp. NJ1 genome, ATGTTGATCGACCAGGTCCACAAGCAGGAAGACATCGAGGTGCTGGAGAACACGCTCAAGCGTGACCCGCCCCTGGCCTACAAGCTGATGCGCTACATCAACTCGCCGGCCTTCGGGCTGTCGGTCGAGATCAGCTCGTTCCGCCACGCCATCATGATCCTGGGCTATCAACGCCTCAAGCGCTGGCTCGCCCTGCTGCTGGCCACCGCCAGCAAGGACCCGAACATGAAGCCGGTGATGTACGCCGCCGTGCGCCGTGGCCTCTTGATGGAAGAGCTCGCCCGCATCAGCGGTGACGACGAGATGCGCAACGAGCTGTTCATCTGCGGCGTGTTCTCGCTGCTGGACCGCATGTTCCAGCAACCCTTCAGCGACCTGCTCAAAACCATCCCCGTGCCCGAGCGCGTGTACCAGGCCCTGGCCGACAACACCGGCCCTTACGAGCCGTATTTCTGCCTGGTGCAAGCCATCGAAGGCAGCAGCGTCTTCGACCTCAAGGAGGCCGCCGAGGCCCTGATGATCGGCTTTGGCGACATCAACACGGCCATCATCAAGGCCATGGCCGCGGCCTCGCAGCTGGAGTGACCCGGCGGGGTTGCGCAGTGTGAATTCATGCACGCTGCCCACCCCCTCACTCACGGGTTAACCCTTGGTCTTTTCAGGTGGAGCCGGTATCCTCTGGCTCCACTATGAATGCATTTGCCCCCCTCATCGGTGTCATGGTCCTGTCCTTTGTGCTGGTCACGAACTTCTTCGTGGCCGCCTGGCGCTTGGGGGTCCTGCGCGCTTTCGGCCGCCGTCACAACCTGAACTGGCGCACGCTCACCGCCGGGTCGCTGGCCGCCTGCCTGCCCTTCGCCGGCGCCATCCTGGCCTTGACGCTGATCCCCTCCGACAACGGCGTGGACATCTCCCTGTCGGCCGCCCGGCTGGCCGTTCAACTGGCCGGCAGCGGCCTGGTCATGCACCTGATCAACGACCAGCTCGTGATCTGGGGCCGCGCGCAAACCCAGCTCTGATGCCAGCCGTCGTCGTTAAGATGGCGCATGCACGCCGACACCCCTTACGCCGACCTCACCCCTGACCTCGTCCTGGATGCCCTGGAGGCCCTGGGCCAGCGTGTGGACGGCCGGCTGCTGCAGCTGAACTCCTACGAAAACCGCGTCTTCCAGATCGGGCTGGACAGCGGCCATTTCGTGGTCGCCAAGTTCTACCGGCCAGGCCGCTGGAGCGACGCACAGATCCTCGAAGAACACGCCTTCGCGCATGAACTGGTGGCCGCCGAAGTGCCGGCCGTGCCGCCCATGCCCCTGCAAGCCGCGCTGGAGGGTGCCAGCGTACAAGGTGATCCCCCGACATTGGGCTTTTTCAAGGGCCACCGCGTGGCCGTGAGCCACCGGCGCGGCGGCCGCTCACCCGAACTCGAAGACCTGGGCGTGCTGACCTGGCTGGGCCGCTTTCTGGCCCGCCTGCACCTGGTGGGGGCTCAACACCCCTTCGTCCATCGCCCGACGATGGGCGTGGCGCAAACCGGCCGGCAAGCGCGCCAATGGCTGGCCGACAGCGACAGCCTGCCCATCGAGCAGCGCACCCTGTGGCTGGCCGTGGCCGACCAGGCGCTCGACCTGTGCCAGCAGGCCTTTGACCGCATCGATGGCCTGCGCCTGCGCCGCCTGCATGGCGACTGCCACCCCGGCAACATCCTGTGGACACCGGACGGCCCGCATTTCGTCGACCTGGACGATGCCTGCATGGGCCCCGCCGTGCAGGACTTCTGGATGCTGCTCAGCGGTGACCCGCGCGACCGCCAGGTCCAGCTCAACGCCTTGCTGGAAGGCTATGAATCCATCGCCGAGTTCGACTGGCGCGAACTCAAGCTGGTGGAGCCGCTGCGCACCTTGCGCATCATCCACCACAGCGCCTGGCTGGCCCGCCGCTGGCACGACCCGGCCTTCCCGGCCGCCTTCCCCTGGTTCGGCTCGGCCATGTACTGGCAGCAGCAGATTGACCTCTTGCGCCAGCAGATCGACGTCATGCAGACCCCGGATGACCAGCCCGCCTGGATGATGGACTGAGACAGGCGGCCGGCATCAGCGGACAAGAGGCCTTGGCCGAAAAAACAATGTTTTCATACCCGGGTTCAAGCGACGGAACGGCGTGCGTTTGTCGCGCTTGAGCGCTGCCCGTCAGCGTCGCTTCGGCGGCGCCATAGTAAGGTTCACGTCATCCACCCGACACCCTTCTGACCGGAGCGCAGCGCATGGCCATCGCGAAAGAGATCGATCAACCCACCTCAGGCATCAGCGACTGGCTGCTTGAACTGGTGATCGGCCTGGCGGTGGTGGTGCTGGGGGGCGGTGTGTGGGCCTACACGCATTTTTCGTCGCCGGGCACCGAGCAGCAACGGCCCAAACCCGTCTGGCTGAACGTCCCCAAGGTCATGGCCCAGACCGCCGACGGGCGGATGGTCAACGTCAAGGTCAATTTGCGCCTGGCCAAGGACAAGGATGCCGGTGAACTGGAACCCTATATCCCGGCCTTCAAGACCATGATCCAGGAAGCCAGCACGGGCATCACGCGCGACGAACTGAAAGACCCTGGCGGCATGCTGCAGTTCAGCAAAGCCGTCAAGGCCTCGGTCAACGGCTACCTGAAATCACAGGACGTGCCCACGCGCATCAAGGACGTCGCGTTCGACGAGTTGATGCCACTGCCCTGACGCGGCTGCGCCGCTGGTACGACACGCTGGCCATCAAGGTGAACAAGGCCAGCCCGATCAGCGCGGCTCCATCGACGCTGCCACCGCCGCCACCTGATGAGGTGCTGGTATTGGTGACAGGCACGCTGGCAGGCACGTACACCCACTGGTCGATCGTCGCCGAGCGGCCACTGTCATCGGTGACCTGTAATTGCACCTTGAAGGCTCCCGGCGCCGTCGGCGTCAACTGGGTCTCGACGCTGTTGCGCGACCAGCCTGACGCATTGACGATGCCACCGTCGTCCAGCACCTGCCAGGCGTAGCTGCTCATGCTGCCCCCTACCGGGCTGACCATGGACTGCGCCGCATTGAGGTAGACAGGCTGGTTGGGCTGTGGCGTGGCCTGTGTCGAGGGTTTCACCGTGATCACGGCCACGGGGTCGGTCAACGCCGCCTGCACGGCCGCATCCACATCGAGCATGCCGGCGCCGCAGGTTTGAGTCGTGCAATAGCATTCGAATTGCTCGGCCGCACTCGGGGCCACGCAACGGCCGCTCGCCAGTGGGTCACCGGATGTCGGGAACGCTCGGGCGTGGCGCCGCAAGAGTGACGATACCGCCGCCGGAGTCAGACTGGATCGCGCTTGCAGCAACAGCGCGGCCGCACCGCTGACCTGGGGGGCAGCAAAGCTGGTGCCATTGGCCCAACGGCTCATCTGGTCCGTATAAATGGACCCACCGTTTGCGTTGCTAACAGGGTCCTTGTCACCACTATTGGTTGTGGTGAGCATGGTGTAGAGGCAATCACCTGTGGCGTTCTCGCAGTTGCCAGCCGGGGCACTCAGGCTCACCTCCGGCCCCAGGGACGAATACCGCACCTTGGCGCCCACATGCCGCACCCCAGCGACGGCGATCACGCCCGGGCAATTGGCCGGTGTGGACACCGCCAGGCCGTTGTCATTGCCGGCGGAAGCCACAATCACCACATTGAGCGCC contains:
- a CDS encoding serine/threonine protein kinase — translated: MHADTPYADLTPDLVLDALEALGQRVDGRLLQLNSYENRVFQIGLDSGHFVVAKFYRPGRWSDAQILEEHAFAHELVAAEVPAVPPMPLQAALEGASVQGDPPTLGFFKGHRVAVSHRRGGRSPELEDLGVLTWLGRFLARLHLVGAQHPFVHRPTMGVAQTGRQARQWLADSDSLPIEQRTLWLAVADQALDLCQQAFDRIDGLRLRRLHGDCHPGNILWTPDGPHFVDLDDACMGPAVQDFWMLLSGDPRDRQVQLNALLEGYESIAEFDWRELKLVEPLRTLRIIHHSAWLARRWHDPAFPAAFPWFGSAMYWQQQIDLLRQQIDVMQTPDDQPAWMMD
- a CDS encoding flagellar basal body-associated FliL family protein produces the protein MAIAKEIDQPTSGISDWLLELVIGLAVVVLGGGVWAYTHFSSPGTEQQRPKPVWLNVPKVMAQTADGRMVNVKVNLRLAKDKDAGELEPYIPAFKTMIQEASTGITRDELKDPGGMLQFSKAVKASVNGYLKSQDVPTRIKDVAFDELMPLP